A stretch of Microbacterium caowuchunii DNA encodes these proteins:
- a CDS encoding heme oxygenase (biliverdin-producing), which yields MSDPISFSTALRERSSGAHSGSEGAGFMSDLMKGEGTREDYIALVVQHWFIYEALEGAAERMRQDPIAAVFIDDKLTRLPALEADLEFLIGPDWREQIEPLPTTRRYVERINQVGATWPGGFVAHHYTRYLGDLSGGQFIGKLMQRLFGFDTNGIGFYIFGDIADPKAFKDYYREQLDAAPWDEAEKERVIDEVLVAYQFNTDLFEDLSRAKAAAVA from the coding sequence ATGAGCGACCCGATCAGCTTCTCCACCGCCCTGCGCGAGCGTTCCAGCGGCGCGCACTCCGGCAGCGAAGGCGCCGGCTTCATGTCGGACCTGATGAAGGGCGAGGGCACCCGCGAGGACTACATCGCCCTCGTCGTGCAGCACTGGTTCATCTACGAGGCGCTGGAAGGCGCCGCCGAGCGGATGCGTCAGGACCCGATCGCGGCCGTGTTCATCGACGACAAGCTGACCCGCCTGCCCGCCCTCGAAGCGGACCTCGAGTTCCTCATCGGCCCGGACTGGCGCGAGCAGATCGAGCCGCTGCCCACGACCCGCCGCTACGTGGAGCGGATCAACCAGGTGGGGGCGACCTGGCCGGGCGGTTTCGTCGCGCACCACTACACCCGGTACCTGGGCGACCTCTCCGGCGGCCAGTTCATCGGCAAACTCATGCAGCGCCTGTTCGGATTCGACACCAATGGGATCGGCTTCTACATCTTCGGCGACATCGCGGACCCGAAGGCGTTCAAGGACTACTACCGCGAGCAGCTCGACGCCGCCCCCTGGGACGAGGCCGAGAAGGAGCGCGTGATCGACGAGGTCCTGGTCGCCTACCAGTTCAACACCGACCTGTTCGAGGACCTCTCCCGGGCGAAGGCCGCCGCCGTCGCCTGA
- a CDS encoding serine hydrolase domain-containing protein: MPKRSGLRRRVAASLAGAAVVVLSITGCGADPWIELDLPAQVDGAFPEETQAQLESAVNFAMAATGSTGAVVGVWSPWSGSWVSGVGEASAEDVFRVSDLTRPMTCDVLYSMVGEGVVSLDDRVRDLVPSVAGLSDVTLGMLCDGTSGFGSYTPMLQQKWLEVPTRRWNPNELVAYGTVGQDEAAVGQTWRDSDTGYVLLGIALQNAVKQSAASLLADKVFDPLGLEATRLPGREAAPAGDPVLRGYLSEPGEDGALNCAEPRDITELSASIGFTNGGVVSTITDVGRYTQALATGALLPDGVDRFGSPHALAADLPSWLTTAGGAVQAGSLIGQFGSVPGYISAAFADPATGMTVAVVLNNSAASDLVGAYLAWELASIASKAPAASGETAPDAGLPWTAQQYHDAIAAAAVCPLPES; the protein is encoded by the coding sequence ATGCCGAAACGCTCGGGTCTCAGACGACGCGTCGCCGCATCCTTGGCGGGCGCGGCCGTCGTCGTGCTCTCCATCACCGGATGCGGGGCCGATCCGTGGATCGAACTGGACCTCCCCGCGCAGGTCGACGGGGCGTTCCCCGAGGAGACGCAGGCCCAGCTGGAATCGGCCGTGAACTTCGCGATGGCGGCCACCGGGTCCACCGGCGCCGTGGTCGGCGTCTGGTCCCCGTGGAGCGGCTCCTGGGTGTCCGGGGTCGGCGAAGCATCCGCGGAGGACGTCTTCCGCGTGTCCGACCTCACCCGTCCGATGACCTGCGACGTGCTCTACTCGATGGTCGGCGAGGGCGTCGTCTCCCTCGACGACCGGGTGCGCGACCTCGTGCCGAGCGTCGCCGGCCTCTCCGACGTCACCCTCGGGATGCTCTGCGACGGGACGAGCGGATTCGGGTCGTACACGCCGATGCTGCAGCAGAAGTGGCTGGAGGTCCCGACCCGCCGCTGGAACCCCAACGAACTCGTCGCGTACGGCACCGTCGGCCAGGACGAGGCCGCTGTGGGCCAGACCTGGCGCGACTCCGACACCGGCTACGTCCTGCTCGGGATCGCCCTGCAGAACGCCGTGAAGCAGTCCGCCGCGAGCCTGCTCGCGGACAAGGTGTTCGACCCGCTGGGTCTCGAGGCCACCCGGCTCCCGGGCCGCGAGGCGGCGCCCGCCGGCGACCCCGTGCTGCGCGGCTACCTGTCCGAGCCCGGTGAGGACGGCGCGCTGAACTGCGCCGAACCCCGTGACATCACCGAGCTGTCCGCCAGCATCGGTTTCACCAACGGCGGAGTGGTCTCCACGATCACGGACGTCGGCCGGTACACGCAGGCGCTCGCCACCGGTGCGCTCCTGCCCGACGGCGTCGACCGGTTCGGCTCGCCGCACGCGCTCGCCGCCGATCTGCCCTCCTGGCTGACCACGGCCGGCGGGGCGGTCCAGGCAGGCTCCTTGATCGGGCAGTTCGGCTCGGTGCCCGGCTACATCAGTGCCGCCTTCGCCGACCCCGCGACCGGGATGACGGTCGCCGTCGTGCTGAACAACTCGGCCGCATCCGACCTCGTCGGGGCCTACCTGGCCTGGGAGCTCGCCTCCATCGCGTCCAAGGCGCCTGCCGCGAGCGGGGAGACCGCTCCGGACGCCGGTCTGCCCTGGACCGCCCAGCAGTACCACGACGCG
- a CDS encoding DUF2470 domain-containing protein has product MAHTFDDETLAGVLGHMNSDHTDDNILIAQAFGADPAPVSATMTGFDGDGGDWAVTSAEGATTTLRVPWPGGSITERREVRREVVALYDAACARLGVEPRPH; this is encoded by the coding sequence ATGGCGCACACGTTCGACGATGAGACCCTGGCCGGCGTGCTGGGGCACATGAACTCCGACCACACGGATGACAACATCCTGATCGCGCAGGCTTTCGGCGCCGATCCGGCACCGGTGTCGGCCACGATGACGGGGTTCGATGGCGACGGCGGAGACTGGGCGGTCACAAGCGCCGAGGGCGCGACCACGACGCTGCGCGTCCCGTGGCCGGGCGGCTCGATCACGGAGCGCCGCGAGGTGCGCCGGGAAGTGGTCGCACTGTACGACGCGGCCTGCGCTCGGCTGGGCGTCGAACCGCGGCCGCACTGA